A segment of the Symmachiella macrocystis genome:
CGAAACCTCCGCAACTCCTGAGGGAACCGTTGGTGCATGCGTTCCGATAAACAGTGCGGACCAATAGACGATCAATACGATCCGGATCCAAGTTCGGTAACGTTGAAAAATCATAAATCCGAGACGATTCGCGAAGATAGAAATTGACTGCTGGCTGTGGAATTGTGGACACTATACAAAAATACTGATCACCGCCAACGTTGGCGTTACCACAAACCGGAAGACGAACCGACTGCAGCGGGAATGATATTGTACGGCGGGCCGATTCTGTCGCAACGAGGCCACAAAGGCCCCTGTGTGTGACCGGTCAGCCGTTCTATTCCCGACAATCGGCCAGGATTACGGTGGGGGAGCCTCTTGCACAGACTTTGCAAAACGCGCGTCTTGACCTGTGCTTTTCCGGGGTGATATAGTGGAGTTTCTGTAGAGACTGAGTTTTTCACGAGAATCGGTTGCGTTTTCCTGGGACCTTGTGGTCTCGGCCGATGATTGGGTTGATAGACAAAATTGCTTTGGAGCTACGTGGATGTCACGCATCGCTATAGGTCGAGTTCTGCCAGCAGCCTGTGCAGCAATCTTGATGATCGCCCATGCGGAATCGGCCCCCGCTGCTCCGCCAGGTGTGGAAACCAGAGTGCGGCCTACGGTGACCGGTGAGGAACGATCGCGACAACCCGACATCTGGGCTCTGGAAGTCTACTACAAATCGGTGCGAATGATTTGGGTCGAGATTCCGGACCCGAAGACCGGTGAACTGCGGAAGGAACTGATTTGGTATCTGCCGTATCGCGTGGTCAATCGGCAAATCAAAGGTAGTCTGCCGCCGGTTGGACCTGACGGAAAACGTCCCAAGTTCGTACCGGAATTTGAATTGGTCACCAAAGATAACGGCGTGCAGCAGGTCTACTTCGACGAAATCATTCCTGCAGCACAAGCCGCCATCAATCGCCGCGAGGGGCGGACCGGCAGCAATAAGTATAAGAATTCCGTTGAGATCGTTGGCGCGATTCCGGAATTGACCGACGCGGATGCCAAGCTGGAACAATCGACCTATGGCGTTGCCATATGGCGGGGTGTGGACCCCAAGACTGACTTCTTCAGGATTTTCATGTCTGGGTTTTCCAACGGCTACATCAAAGTGGGCGACGACCGCATCGACCGCCGCACGATCATCCAAGAATATACTCGCCCCGGCGATGAACTGGACCAAGACGAGGGCGAGATCAAACCAGACGGCCATCCGGAATGGATCTACCGCCCGTCGGACGATGCCGCTCCCAAGAAGCCGTAAGCTTTCCGCAAGCGCTTTGTGATCTTGCAACAGCGACAGTTGTCTGTGGCCGAATGATCAGGCTGGGATAAACTGCTTCAATCCATTTTGCAAATGGACAACCAACTGCTGAGCGGCGAGTTCGCCATCACCATCGAAGATGGCGGTCGCAATCTTGTGGTGTTCCTCATACGTTTCCGTAATGCGGTTGGGAAACTGCTTGACGATGCGAAAGACCACCTGAAAGACACGGTCGCGAAGTCGGTGCATCACTTTGGCGAATTCTTGATTCCCATGGAATTCACACAGCAGCAAATGAAACTCCGTGTCGTTTTTGACGCAGCCCAGCACGTCACCCGATTGAGCCAGTTCATGCTGCGCAGTCAAATTGGCCTTCAAACGCTGGATTTGCTCGTCCGTGAGACCACCGGCTAGACGTTCTACAATGAACGATTCCAGCGCCGTGCGGATTTCAAAGTGGTTGGCGATGTCCTCAATCGACACATGACGGACAAGCACGCCTTGCTGCGGAGCGAACGTGACCAGATCCTCCGCTTCCATCCGTTCCAAAGCGGCTTGGACGGGTGTCTTGCTCATCTTCAACTGGTCAGCCAACTGCCGGACCGACAAGACCGCGCCGGGCTCAACTCCTCCCTCTAAGATCAACTGTTTCAGTTGGCCGTAGGCGACATTTTTAAGGGATGGGGCGCGACCGGATGGGTTGTCTGTTGTCATAGTCGTTGATTCAGATAGTCGGCGCGTGGCGGCAGTGCAAAGACCGAACCGGTGAGGCAGCAGAGCGGGACATTTACGCGTTTTGAAGTGCAGGTAGAACAATTGCCGTCTGAAATGCTACTGGAATGCCAGGAGGTGGTCAACTGAGCTGCGGGGCGATGCCGATACCACAAACGTCGACGAATCGGTCCCGCCCCCGTTGCAGCAAAGGTTGAATCTGCTGGGAAAAGCAAACGTCACCCTGCGTCGGATCAACAACCCGCCTTTAGGTGCGGAGCATCGGCCAGCACCAAGTGGCGAGACCGCCGGTGACGATGACGGGGCCCCAGGCAGCCAGATCCGGTCCAATGACCTCGATGCCGGCCAACCACAAACAGGCCTGGGCGGTTCCAAAAACGACGCCTTGCATCAACCCCGACAGGCACATGCTCACAACCAGTCCACGCGCTTCGCGGCGAACAATGAGTGGCAAGATCAGGAACAACAATAAGATGTTGAGGATCGGCTGCGTAAAACGTTGATGCAGATACAGGCTATTTTCGCGGACCGATAGCACATCGTAGGCCGGACTTTTGATTCTGCGAATTAGCTCCGGCGTGGAGATAAAGTCGACGGTTTTATTCGGGCGATAGAGGCGGTCAAAATCAATCTCCGTGGCGATGAAGATTTCATCGGCCGCGGATCCGCGTGTGATGGTCGCGCGGCCCGCCTTCTTTAGTGTCAATTTCAATTTGTCGAACGACGGTTCGGCCTCTTTGATCAACCAACCGGAGCGCGGGCGGTTTTCGTCGGCGGGCAGGAAGATCGCTTCAGAGCCGGACAGAGCGGTCGGGTTATCGACGAATTCCGGTGTCGGCAACACAAAGTCCGGCCGCGTCATCGCATTCCGTGCCGGGAAAAGCCGATCCCCCGAGATTTGTACCATCGTGGCAAAGTCCCACACCGGTTCCACTGGTTCGTCCTCATCACCCGATTTCCCGGCTTCGATCTGTAACTCATCGGCGATGCGTGGAATGATCAGTTCCTTATTGATAACCATGATCGCCGAAACCATCACCATGCCCCATAACAAGGGGAACAGCAGGCGATAGGTGGGAATCCCCGCCGACAGCACAGGATTCAATTCACCATGTCGCAAGATCAAAGACAGAACCACGGTGACGGCTGTCACCGAAACGATTCCCCCGATGGTGTCGAAAAACATACTGGAACGAAAGAGATAAAACCGAGCCATGGTCCCCATCACGCCCAGCGTTCCTGAGTCCCCTTCGTTGAAGAAATTATCGATGTTGTTGAAAGCATCGATCACGATGTACAACCCCATCATCGCGATGAAGCTGACGACAAACACATGCCAAAATCGGCGTAAAATGTAGCGATCAAATGTGGACATGGATGTTCAAGTCGTGGTGCGGAGAGAACCCGTCTCGGAAACTAGGCAGCCGGTAACGCCGATGTGGGGCATTGGTTACTATAAAAACCGGCGGAACGTCAATATCAAGGGGCCGAGGAGACTTGAGGCGACAGGCTTCAGGC
Coding sequences within it:
- a CDS encoding GntR family transcriptional regulator → MTTDNPSGRAPSLKNVAYGQLKQLILEGGVEPGAVLSVRQLADQLKMSKTPVQAALERMEAEDLVTFAPQQGVLVRHVSIEDIANHFEIRTALESFIVERLAGGLTDEQIQRLKANLTAQHELAQSGDVLGCVKNDTEFHLLLCEFHGNQEFAKVMHRLRDRVFQVVFRIVKQFPNRITETYEEHHKIATAIFDGDGELAAQQLVVHLQNGLKQFIPA
- a CDS encoding LptF/LptG family permease, with amino-acid sequence MSTFDRYILRRFWHVFVVSFIAMMGLYIVIDAFNNIDNFFNEGDSGTLGVMGTMARFYLFRSSMFFDTIGGIVSVTAVTVVLSLILRHGELNPVLSAGIPTYRLLFPLLWGMVMVSAIMVINKELIIPRIADELQIEAGKSGDEDEPVEPVWDFATMVQISGDRLFPARNAMTRPDFVLPTPEFVDNPTALSGSEAIFLPADENRPRSGWLIKEAEPSFDKLKLTLKKAGRATITRGSAADEIFIATEIDFDRLYRPNKTVDFISTPELIRRIKSPAYDVLSVRENSLYLHQRFTQPILNILLLFLILPLIVRREARGLVVSMCLSGLMQGVVFGTAQACLWLAGIEVIGPDLAAWGPVIVTGGLATWCWPMLRT